In Streptomyces sp. NBC_00448, the following are encoded in one genomic region:
- a CDS encoding Type 1 glutamine amidotransferase-like domain-containing protein: MKALLTSSGIQNRSIRDALEDLLGKPIAESNALFIPTAVYPFPGGPGMAWRALSGRSSSLLADLGWKSLGVLELSVLPSIKEAAWVPTVRDADALLVWGGDPLFLAGWMRRSGLTGLLPSLRPEAVYVGVSAGSIAAATTFVETYPEPPRGNEGPVSSQEVVFATPDGDVDRLLVTGRGAGLVDFAVIPHLENPGHPDASLANAEKWAAHIPAPTYAIDDESAVKVVDGSVEVVSEGQWKLFQP; the protein is encoded by the coding sequence ATGAAAGCTCTCCTCACGTCATCCGGTATCCAGAACCGCAGCATCCGCGACGCGCTGGAGGATCTGCTGGGCAAACCGATCGCCGAATCCAACGCGCTGTTCATCCCCACCGCCGTCTATCCCTTCCCCGGCGGCCCCGGGATGGCCTGGCGAGCGCTCAGCGGCCGGAGTTCGTCGCTGCTGGCTGATCTGGGCTGGAAGTCCCTGGGGGTCCTGGAGCTGTCGGTGCTGCCGAGCATCAAGGAGGCCGCCTGGGTACCCACGGTGCGGGACGCCGACGCGCTGCTGGTGTGGGGCGGCGACCCCCTGTTCCTGGCCGGCTGGATGCGCCGCTCCGGTCTGACCGGCCTGCTGCCGTCGCTGCGCCCCGAGGCGGTCTACGTGGGGGTGAGCGCCGGGAGCATCGCCGCCGCCACCACTTTCGTCGAGACCTACCCCGAACCGCCCCGCGGGAACGAAGGGCCGGTGAGTTCGCAGGAGGTCGTCTTCGCCACGCCTGACGGCGACGTTGACAGACTCCTCGTCACGGGCCGAGGAGCGGGACTCGTCGACTTCGCGGTGATCCCGCACCTGGAGAACCCGGGGCATCCCGACGCCTCCCTGGCCAACGCCGAGAAGTGGGCGGCACACATCCCCGCCCCGACGTACGCGATCGACGATGAGAGCGCTGTCAAGGTGGTCGACGGCAGCGTCGAGGTCGTCTCCGAGGGGCAGTGGAAGCTGTTTCAGCCATAG
- a CDS encoding HAD family hydrolase has translation MKKYILFDHDGVLVDTEFWYFRSAERALMEAGFTLDKDQYLRDMARGSGSWAQAKTAGIDDRTLSRVREARNSYYQEYLRTEAIEIDGVVDTLAELSRYVRMAIVTTAKRADFDIIHEERQMRQFMDFVIVREDYELAKPHPEPYLAGLKRFGAAREETLVVEDSARGLTSAVAAGIDCAVVHNEFTKTNDFSQASYRIDSLSELKRVLVDES, from the coding sequence GTGAAGAAATACATACTCTTCGACCATGATGGTGTCTTGGTCGACACCGAGTTCTGGTATTTCAGGTCCGCGGAACGCGCCCTGATGGAGGCCGGTTTCACGCTGGACAAGGATCAGTACCTCCGGGACATGGCCCGGGGATCGGGCTCTTGGGCCCAAGCCAAGACGGCCGGCATCGACGATCGGACCCTCAGCCGGGTTCGCGAGGCCCGCAATAGCTACTACCAGGAGTACCTGCGGACCGAGGCCATCGAGATCGACGGCGTCGTCGACACTCTCGCCGAGCTGTCGAGGTACGTCCGCATGGCCATCGTGACGACCGCGAAACGGGCCGACTTCGACATCATCCATGAAGAGCGCCAGATGAGGCAGTTCATGGATTTCGTCATTGTTCGCGAGGACTACGAACTCGCCAAGCCGCACCCGGAACCGTACCTGGCCGGGCTCAAACGTTTCGGTGCCGCCAGGGAGGAGACCCTGGTCGTGGAGGATTCGGCCAGAGGGCTGACCTCGGCTGTGGCGGCCGGTATCGACTGCGCCGTTGTCCATAACGAGTTCACGAAGACGAACGACTTTTCCCAGGCAAGCTACCGGATCGACAGCCTGAGCGAATTGAAGCGCGTCCTTGTCGACGAAAGCTGA
- a CDS encoding peptidase inhibitor family I36 protein, with amino-acid sequence MTAATVAPASAAPSGISTSACPSKYFCAYQFSGDTHPCKWEDDAPDWDNCSWVQDGKFTYAVYNNGTSGAGVTMYRNHNYSSPIGSCVPRGKVVYLADNYSPGSSKWNC; translated from the coding sequence GTGACCGCCGCGACCGTCGCTCCGGCTTCGGCCGCGCCGTCCGGCATCAGCACGAGCGCCTGTCCCAGCAAGTACTTCTGCGCCTATCAGTTCAGTGGTGACACCCATCCGTGCAAGTGGGAGGACGACGCCCCCGACTGGGACAACTGCTCCTGGGTCCAGGACGGGAAGTTCACGTACGCCGTCTACAACAACGGCACCTCGGGCGCGGGTGTCACCATGTATCGGAACCACAACTACAGCAGTCCCATCGGGAGTTGCGTTCCCCGGGGGAAGGTCGTCTACCTCGCGGACAACTACAGCCCCGGCTCGTCCAAATGGAACTGCTGA
- a CDS encoding DUF2087 domain-containing protein, with product MSTDDEVRQAAHGVADLFAHGRLTAIPRRPVRREQLLDYLAARLFTAGRDYTEQEVNEAIATVHEDTSALRRYLIEAGFLGRTRDGAVYQRLR from the coding sequence GTGAGTACCGACGACGAAGTCCGCCAAGCGGCCCACGGCGTGGCCGACCTGTTCGCGCACGGGCGGCTGACCGCCATCCCGCGTCGCCCCGTCCGACGCGAGCAACTGCTCGACTACCTCGCCGCCCGCTTGTTCACGGCCGGCCGCGACTACACCGAGCAAGAGGTGAACGAGGCCATCGCCACCGTGCACGAGGACACCTCCGCGCTGCGCCGCTACCTGATCGAGGCGGGATTCCTCGGGCGCACCAGAGACGGCGCGGTCTACCAGCGCCTGCGCTGA
- a CDS encoding CDP-diacylglycerol diphosphatase, producing the protein MNDPSNAREVPRRQFVALSGAVGAAALLAGAGPLGGAASAADPAHAESPADSCPTSPPGAGPSPCPPAQFQPLCGKPTDKDPLWNDVQFCVHGTVPPPPQLKPNCLKMSADYIILHGMPETRHNYLLVPTCRITGIECPFLETSGAANYWNDAWQNARSGGSVPVQYPNIGLGINSALSRQLQQLHIHMAGVRPSTQARLQDLEKMSRIATQLSHWGSPQYQAAITGAEGSGDRTYRVLKLPDLGQNLFTLLYRYVVNPAGLDMARQTLIVVPKMTAAGFAGSFYVLSSDDSLHDGTTTCDHLLVYR; encoded by the coding sequence ATGAACGACCCCAGCAACGCGCGCGAGGTGCCGCGCCGTCAATTCGTCGCGCTCTCCGGAGCCGTCGGTGCGGCGGCTCTCCTGGCCGGTGCGGGGCCGCTCGGGGGCGCCGCCTCGGCGGCCGACCCGGCGCACGCGGAGTCGCCGGCCGACTCCTGCCCCACCTCCCCTCCCGGGGCAGGTCCGAGCCCCTGTCCTCCTGCCCAGTTCCAGCCCCTTTGCGGTAAGCCCACCGACAAGGACCCGCTGTGGAACGACGTGCAGTTCTGCGTGCACGGGACAGTTCCGCCCCCGCCGCAACTCAAGCCCAACTGCCTCAAGATGAGCGCGGATTACATCATCCTGCACGGCATGCCCGAAACCCGGCACAACTATCTCCTGGTCCCCACATGCCGGATCACTGGTATCGAATGCCCGTTTCTCGAGACCTCCGGTGCGGCGAACTACTGGAACGACGCGTGGCAGAACGCCCGGAGCGGCGGGAGCGTTCCGGTGCAGTACCCGAATATCGGATTGGGCATCAATTCGGCGCTCTCCCGGCAACTCCAGCAGTTGCACATCCACATGGCCGGCGTCCGGCCGAGTACGCAGGCGCGGCTGCAGGACCTCGAAAAGATGTCCCGTATCGCCACGCAACTCTCACACTGGGGTTCCCCGCAGTACCAAGCTGCCATCACCGGGGCCGAGGGCTCCGGCGACCGCACGTACCGGGTCCTCAAGCTGCCCGACCTCGGGCAGAACCTCTTCACGCTGCTGTACCGGTACGTGGTGAACCCGGCCGGGCTGGACATGGCGAGGCAGACACTGATCGTGGTGCCGAAGATGACGGCCGCCGGGTTCGCCGGGTCCTTCTACGTCCTCAGCAGCGACGACTCGCTCCACGACGGCACGACCACGTGTGACCACCTGCTCGTGTACCGCTGA
- a CDS encoding dienelactone hydrolase family protein, which produces MRKLRSVTPAAHTLELLDGDPAPALADALPYLLHLPADYDSDAERRWPLVLFLHGAGERGSDLDAAMSHGIPKLAEAGHEFPFVIATPQCPESSQWVAEVDTLGGLLDDVAADYRIDPSRIYVTGLSMGGFGTWSLAIRYPERFAAIVPICGGLRDQDVGSLRHLPVWTFHGEEDTTVPIKFTEEIVAGLEALGSDVRFTRYPGVGHDSWTQTYDNPDLYDWLLAHHRTDRAGES; this is translated from the coding sequence ATGCGCAAGCTCCGAAGCGTCACCCCGGCTGCGCACACGCTCGAGTTGCTCGACGGCGACCCCGCCCCGGCCCTCGCTGACGCCCTGCCCTACCTCCTCCACCTGCCGGCGGACTACGACTCCGACGCCGAGCGCAGGTGGCCGCTGGTGCTGTTCTTGCACGGCGCCGGCGAACGCGGCTCCGATCTGGACGCGGCGATGAGCCACGGCATCCCGAAACTGGCCGAGGCCGGCCACGAGTTCCCCTTCGTGATCGCCACCCCGCAGTGCCCCGAATCCAGCCAATGGGTCGCCGAGGTGGACACGCTGGGCGGGCTCCTCGATGACGTCGCCGCCGACTACCGCATCGACCCCTCCCGCATCTACGTCACCGGCCTGAGCATGGGCGGCTTCGGCACCTGGAGCCTGGCCATCCGCTACCCCGAGCGCTTCGCCGCCATCGTCCCGATCTGCGGGGGCCTGCGGGACCAAGACGTCGGCAGCCTTCGTCACCTACCGGTCTGGACCTTTCACGGCGAGGAGGACACGACCGTCCCGATCAAGTTCACCGAGGAGATCGTGGCAGGCCTTGAGGCCCTCGGCTCAGACGTCCGCTTCACCCGGTACCCGGGTGTCGGGCACGACTCCTGGACCCAGACCTACGACAACCCCGATCTCTACGACTGGCTCCTCGCCCACCACCGCACCGACCGGGCCGGTGAGAGCTGA
- a CDS encoding NUDIX hydrolase, which produces MQPARVRTAAYVTRSAPRGLELLVFDHRDHPDAGTQVPAGGVDPGELLTEAVLREITEETGAAAVSVGPALAVQQRPHPHTGQPQVTVFFHARSTETRDTWTHTVAGQESDEDYGLVFRCRFIPVEQAAGLLADGQGEFIHLVHTSG; this is translated from the coding sequence ATGCAACCCGCGCGCGTCAGGACAGCCGCCTACGTGACCCGCAGCGCGCCTCGTGGGCTGGAGCTTCTCGTCTTCGACCACCGGGACCATCCCGACGCCGGGACCCAAGTCCCGGCAGGAGGCGTCGATCCCGGGGAACTCCTGACCGAAGCCGTTCTGAGGGAGATCACGGAGGAGACCGGCGCAGCCGCCGTGTCAGTGGGGCCGGCGCTCGCCGTGCAGCAGCGCCCGCATCCACACACCGGCCAGCCACAGGTGACCGTGTTCTTCCACGCGCGCAGCACCGAGACGCGCGACACGTGGACGCATACCGTCGCGGGCCAAGAGAGCGACGAGGACTACGGCTTGGTCTTCCGGTGCCGCTTCATCCCGGTGGAACAGGCAGCCGGTCTACTCGCGGACGGCCAAGGCGAGTTCATCCACCTCGTCCACACATCGGGGTGA
- a CDS encoding DNA/RNA non-specific endonuclease, whose product MAGWLRQSRARSLTATGVALAVLASLLYVLWPSGSNGSGGSGDAKHEASAPHVSPARQGASAARELSTLPAVNLSMVYAPAEHRSMTRANLTVNSTGQASGTLSEPVAGKSTLAWSGDQLYLKGDSAFWAQQEPLFGTDLTSTGHWVAPQKRSGYYMLDGFGVDAGSLTPASLAALVRQVTSDPEAVREDGATFQGRNAVSYTSQGWTVVLAGAAPYSVLAIGGDPGGDSPVKSATWHSARRTGDAAVQAGPRTNAAPADDSDYGSYLLLEPKPATTEQAGSVPTTTASAVATAVPPATSAEATSKTMGPDFTITSNSPYLCTTDPCAYSFTVTNSGDQAGAATLYLTLPQVPDQPHPLGTLQPKQSKTVSGSRPNIAPPGKTVTHTDYAWVYSAAEYGSDPKVGSRLHARNLQPDDVSVGTPLKPTVAKLLDQMTKDRPTSDTETGSKAVDALEGADDQGELPDLGEIVDSGRLDNPQDLRTILPTTDKVENQRVLEQIAALLLADPQAHVTWSVPSTTAGATPPADYLYTTTEQGRPVKRAVKTETVRSPAELGSQARIGAAQLNGEQPDSSAGGGQRVRSGYERVLRLDLEPFVGPLLDLATTQDLEHLLSTGRQFQQLRDSLCEANGGGPRVDRLVIVNGAGTHQWTDPSQVGARCGSGGASPSPSPSTSTEPDSKPTCLTQRPPAGVAESSGAGWIYYAPTGSHQRATAATACLKNPLGKGTASNSNSPGMTTARNRAKALLPGVPGVLVNSCHLIPNEFGGRGIQRNLTPCWATPVNVGEMTDIQTAVRTFLNKRGTVRMTVTAQYKDAAAVIPYAFTFQITAWDSRGNPYPLAVPGGGTVQNVKGGKNLSP is encoded by the coding sequence GTGGCCGGGTGGTTACGGCAGTCGCGCGCCCGGTCCCTCACGGCCACGGGCGTCGCGCTGGCCGTACTGGCGAGCCTGCTGTACGTGCTGTGGCCGAGCGGGTCCAACGGATCGGGCGGGTCCGGGGACGCCAAGCACGAGGCGTCGGCTCCCCACGTGTCACCGGCCCGGCAGGGCGCGTCGGCGGCACGGGAGTTGAGCACCCTGCCCGCGGTGAACCTGTCGATGGTCTACGCCCCGGCCGAGCACCGGTCCATGACCCGGGCGAACCTCACGGTCAACAGCACAGGACAGGCGTCGGGAACCCTCAGCGAACCGGTGGCCGGGAAATCCACCCTCGCGTGGTCCGGCGACCAGCTCTACCTGAAGGGCGACTCGGCGTTCTGGGCACAGCAGGAACCCCTCTTCGGCACGGACCTGACCAGCACCGGCCACTGGGTGGCGCCGCAGAAGCGCTCCGGCTACTACATGCTCGACGGCTTCGGGGTGGACGCCGGCTCGCTGACGCCGGCCTCGCTCGCCGCGCTGGTCCGCCAGGTCACCTCCGACCCCGAGGCGGTGCGGGAGGACGGCGCGACGTTCCAGGGCCGTAACGCGGTCTCCTACACCTCTCAGGGCTGGACGGTCGTCCTCGCCGGTGCGGCCCCCTACTCCGTCCTCGCCATCGGCGGCGACCCCGGCGGCGACAGCCCCGTCAAGTCCGCCACCTGGCACTCCGCCCGGCGCACCGGGGACGCGGCGGTGCAGGCGGGCCCCCGTACGAACGCCGCGCCGGCCGACGACAGCGACTACGGCAGCTACCTGCTGCTGGAGCCGAAGCCGGCCACCACCGAGCAGGCCGGCTCGGTCCCCACCACCACCGCCTCGGCCGTGGCGACCGCCGTCCCGCCCGCCACGTCGGCCGAGGCGACGTCCAAGACGATGGGGCCCGACTTCACGATCACCAGCAACTCGCCGTACCTGTGCACGACCGACCCGTGCGCGTACTCCTTCACGGTCACCAACAGCGGTGACCAGGCGGGCGCGGCCACCCTCTATCTGACCCTTCCGCAGGTGCCCGACCAGCCCCACCCGCTGGGCACCTTGCAGCCCAAGCAGTCCAAGACGGTCAGCGGCTCCCGCCCCAACATCGCCCCGCCCGGCAAGACGGTGACCCACACCGACTACGCCTGGGTGTACTCGGCCGCCGAGTACGGCTCCGACCCGAAGGTCGGCAGCCGGCTGCACGCACGCAACCTCCAGCCGGACGACGTCTCGGTCGGCACGCCCCTGAAGCCCACCGTGGCGAAACTGCTGGACCAGATGACGAAGGACCGGCCGACGAGCGACACCGAGACGGGCAGCAAGGCGGTCGACGCGCTCGAAGGGGCCGACGACCAGGGCGAGTTGCCCGACCTGGGGGAGATCGTCGACTCCGGCCGGCTGGACAACCCGCAGGACCTGCGGACGATCCTTCCCACCACCGACAAGGTCGAGAACCAGCGCGTGCTGGAGCAGATCGCGGCTCTGCTCCTGGCCGACCCGCAGGCGCACGTCACCTGGAGCGTGCCGTCCACGACCGCAGGAGCGACCCCCCCGGCGGACTACCTCTACACGACCACCGAGCAGGGCCGGCCGGTCAAGCGCGCCGTGAAGACGGAAACGGTCCGCAGCCCGGCCGAACTCGGGTCGCAGGCACGCATAGGCGCCGCGCAGCTCAACGGCGAGCAGCCGGACTCCTCGGCCGGCGGAGGCCAGCGGGTGCGGTCCGGATACGAACGGGTGCTGCGCCTCGACCTCGAACCGTTCGTGGGCCCGCTGCTGGACCTGGCCACCACGCAGGACCTGGAGCATCTCCTGTCGACAGGGCGGCAGTTCCAGCAGCTGCGGGACAGCCTCTGCGAGGCGAACGGCGGCGGCCCCCGCGTCGACCGCCTCGTCATCGTCAACGGCGCCGGCACCCACCAGTGGACCGACCCGAGCCAGGTCGGCGCCCGCTGCGGCTCCGGCGGGGCCTCGCCGTCGCCGTCCCCGTCGACCAGCACCGAGCCGGACAGCAAGCCGACCTGCCTGACGCAGCGTCCTCCGGCCGGCGTCGCCGAGTCCAGCGGGGCGGGCTGGATCTACTACGCCCCCACCGGGTCGCACCAGCGGGCCACCGCGGCCACCGCGTGCCTGAAGAATCCGCTGGGCAAGGGCACCGCCTCCAACTCCAACAGCCCCGGCATGACCACGGCCCGCAACCGCGCGAAGGCACTGCTCCCGGGAGTGCCGGGGGTCCTGGTCAACAGCTGCCACCTGATCCCCAACGAGTTCGGCGGCCGCGGCATCCAACGCAACCTCACGCCGTGCTGGGCCACGCCCGTGAACGTCGGTGAGATGACGGACATCCAGACAGCGGTCCGCACCTTCCTCAACAAGCGAGGAACCGTGCGGATGACGGTGACCGCCCAGTACAAGGACGCCGCGGCCGTGATCCCGTACGCGTTCACCTTCCAGATCACCGCCTGGGACTCCCGCGGGAATCCGTACCCGCTCGCGGTGCCCGGCGGCGGCACGGTCCAGAATGTGAAGGGCGGAAAGAACCTCAGTCCCTGA